From Acidobacteriota bacterium, a single genomic window includes:
- a CDS encoding TldD/PmbA family protein, whose protein sequence is MSPDLVSEVLKASLACGGERAELFAERTVTNTLRLDVARLEEAAGGVDVGVGVSVFDGDQVLFANGNRVDREGLLAMAERLAKAVGKEMKVDKIDPRPTPRRTVSTVAVPPGTVDTARKVAMLRRAEDAARHHDHRVTQVSCAYRDAEQSVLVAGSDGLFAADLRVYVTLHVVAVARERDQIRTGIEARSETRGFEFFDLVPPEGIGREAARQAILQLEARPAPAGTFTVVLSASAGGTMVHEACGHGLEADFIEKGLSVYAGRVGQQVASPLVTVVDDGTLPNKRGSSVIDDEGAPTTRVVLIDRGVLRGYLHSRRTARHFKTSPTGNGRRESYRHLPIPRMRNTMILSGATSPAEIISGVKDGILICRMGGGEVDVATGNFVFNCSEAYRIRDGRVAEPLRDATLVGNGPEVLSTIDAVGSDLGFGVGTCGKEGQGVPVADAQPTLRIPRIVVSGTDSEPPEAAARGGAR, encoded by the coding sequence CTGAGCCCTGATCTCGTCTCGGAAGTGCTGAAGGCCTCGCTCGCCTGCGGCGGCGAGCGCGCGGAGCTCTTCGCCGAGCGCACCGTGACCAATACGCTGCGGCTCGACGTCGCCCGCCTCGAGGAGGCGGCGGGGGGCGTCGACGTGGGCGTGGGTGTCAGCGTCTTCGACGGTGACCAGGTCCTCTTCGCGAACGGGAACCGCGTCGATCGCGAAGGGCTGCTCGCGATGGCCGAGAGGCTCGCGAAGGCGGTCGGCAAGGAGATGAAGGTCGACAAGATCGATCCGCGGCCGACGCCGCGACGCACGGTCTCGACGGTGGCGGTCCCGCCGGGTACGGTCGACACCGCGCGCAAGGTGGCGATGCTGCGCCGGGCCGAGGACGCCGCGCGCCATCACGACCACCGCGTCACCCAGGTGTCGTGCGCCTACCGCGATGCGGAGCAGAGCGTGCTGGTGGCCGGGAGCGACGGGCTCTTCGCCGCCGACCTGAGGGTCTACGTCACGCTGCATGTCGTGGCCGTCGCGCGCGAGCGCGACCAGATCCGCACCGGCATCGAGGCGCGCTCGGAGACGCGGGGGTTCGAGTTCTTCGACCTCGTGCCGCCTGAAGGAATCGGCCGCGAGGCGGCGCGGCAGGCGATCCTTCAGCTCGAGGCGCGCCCCGCCCCCGCCGGCACCTTCACGGTCGTCCTTTCGGCGAGCGCGGGCGGGACGATGGTTCACGAGGCGTGCGGCCACGGCCTAGAGGCCGACTTCATCGAGAAGGGGCTCAGCGTCTACGCCGGCCGCGTGGGGCAGCAGGTCGCCTCGCCCCTCGTCACCGTCGTCGACGACGGCACCCTCCCCAACAAGCGCGGCTCCTCCGTGATCGACGACGAAGGGGCGCCGACGACGCGGGTGGTGCTCATCGATCGCGGCGTCCTCCGCGGATACCTGCACAGCCGCCGGACCGCGCGCCACTTCAAGACGTCCCCGACGGGAAACGGCAGGCGCGAGTCGTACAGGCACCTGCCGATTCCCCGGATGCGCAACACGATGATCCTCTCGGGGGCGACCTCTCCCGCAGAGATCATCTCCGGAGTGAAGGACGGCATCCTCATCTGCCGGATGGGGGGGGGCGAGGTGGACGTGGCCACGGGGAACTTCGTCTTCAACTGCTCCGAGGCCTACCGGATCCGCGACGGCCGCGTCGCCGAGCCGCTTCGCGACGCGACCCTCGTCGGGAACGGCCCCGAGGTCCTCTCGACGATTGACGCGGTCGGCTCCGACCTGGGCTTCGGCGTCGGGACGTGCGGAAAGGAAGGGCAGGGGGTTCCGGTCGCCGATGCGCAGCCGACGCTCCGCATCCCGCGGATCGTCGTCTCGGGGACCGACAGCGAGCCGCCCGAGGCGGCGGCGCGAGGGGGCGCGCGATGA
- a CDS encoding dephospho-CoA kinase has protein sequence MAVLRVGLTGGIACGRSTLSRFLAERGMLVLDADAVAHSLLARGGAAVEVVAEAFGSRVRAEEGGISRKALGRIVFADAAEREKLERILHPRILAILDADAASFEARRGTGVVIVDAALMVETGSWRRYQRLVVAHCRRDEQLRRLMARDGLTRGAAESRLLAQLPLDRKTALADYLISTDGTLDDTRRETLRVADLLEEDLRSLPRLAPRTRGGTPC, from the coding sequence ATGGCCGTCCTGCGGGTCGGGCTCACCGGCGGCATCGCCTGCGGCCGATCCACGCTGAGCCGGTTCCTCGCCGAGCGCGGGATGCTCGTGCTCGACGCCGACGCCGTCGCCCACTCCCTGCTCGCCCGGGGCGGTGCCGCCGTGGAGGTCGTCGCCGAGGCTTTCGGCTCCCGGGTGCGAGCCGAGGAGGGGGGGATCAGCCGCAAGGCGCTCGGGAGAATCGTCTTCGCCGACGCGGCCGAGCGGGAGAAGCTCGAGAGGATTCTCCATCCCCGGATTCTCGCCATCCTCGACGCCGACGCCGCATCGTTCGAGGCGCGTCGCGGCACGGGGGTCGTGATCGTGGACGCCGCGCTCATGGTCGAGACGGGATCCTGGCGGCGCTATCAGCGGCTGGTGGTCGCGCACTGCCGCCGTGACGAGCAGCTTCGCCGTCTCATGGCCCGTGACGGCCTCACGCGAGGGGCGGCCGAATCGCGCCTCCTGGCGCAGCTTCCGCTCGATCGCAAGACGGCGCTGGCGGACTACCTTATCAGCACGGACGGAACGCTCGACGACACGCGGCGCGAGACCCTGCGCGTCGCGGATCTCCTGGAAGAAGACCTTCGATCACTCCCACGGCTCGCGCCGAGAACGCGAGGAGGAACCCCCTGCTGA